From a region of the Thiorhodovibrio winogradskyi genome:
- a CDS encoding GDP-mannose 4,6-dehydratase, with protein MPSALITGITGQDGSYLTELLLAQGYEVHGTVRRTSSLERSRLAHLYHDASIHNRRLFLHYADLDDPTTLRRVLHKVAPQEVNHLAGQSHVGLSFEIPETTCEFTAMGTLRLLEILRDLPAMPRFFHATSSELFGRPTESPQTESTPFAPVNPYGCAKAFATQLVKVYREAHGLFAVNGILYNHESPRRGEGFVTRKICRAAAEIKAGRQHTLKLGDTSAQRDWGHARDTVRGMWLALQHDTPDDYIFATGRLHRVQDVLELAFHAHGLHWQDYVETDPHLMRPAEPLHLVGDATKARTVLGWEPETDFAALIREMTLAELDALHH; from the coding sequence ATGCCAAGCGCCCTCATTACCGGCATCACCGGCCAGGATGGCTCCTATCTCACCGAGCTGCTGCTCGCGCAAGGCTATGAAGTCCATGGCACCGTGCGCCGCACCAGCTCCCTGGAGCGCAGTCGGCTCGCGCATCTCTACCATGATGCCAGCATCCATAACCGCCGCCTGTTCCTGCACTACGCCGACCTCGACGACCCCACCACCTTACGCCGGGTGCTGCACAAGGTCGCGCCCCAGGAGGTCAACCACCTGGCCGGACAAAGTCACGTGGGCCTGAGCTTCGAGATCCCGGAAACCACCTGCGAATTCACTGCCATGGGCACCCTGCGGCTGCTCGAAATCCTGCGTGATCTGCCCGCAATGCCGCGCTTTTTCCATGCCACCTCATCGGAACTCTTTGGCCGCCCCACGGAGTCGCCGCAGACCGAAAGCACCCCTTTCGCCCCCGTCAATCCCTATGGCTGCGCCAAGGCGTTCGCCACCCAGTTAGTCAAGGTGTATCGCGAGGCGCACGGGCTGTTTGCGGTCAACGGCATCCTCTACAACCATGAATCACCCCGGCGCGGCGAGGGCTTTGTGACGCGCAAAATCTGTCGCGCCGCCGCAGAGATTAAGGCCGGACGACAACACACACTCAAGCTGGGTGACACCAGCGCTCAACGCGACTGGGGCCACGCGCGCGATACCGTGCGGGGCATGTGGCTGGCCTTGCAGCATGACACCCCGGATGACTACATCTTTGCCACCGGGCGCCTGCACCGGGTGCAGGATGTGCTGGAACTGGCCTTCCATGCCCACGGCCTGCACTGGCAGGACTATGTGGAGACCGATCCACACCTGATGCGTCCCGCCGAGCCGCTCCACTTGGTTGGCGATGCCACCAAGGCGCGCACGGTGTTGGGCTGGGAGCCGGAGACCGACTTTGCCGCTTTGATCCGGGAGATGACCCTCGCGGAACTCGACGCCTTACACCACTGA
- a CDS encoding type II toxin-antitoxin system ParD family antitoxin produces the protein MGTVRKTITLTMQQDSWIAAQISAGNYTNDSEYIRDLIRREQERSAETTAIRSALIEGETSGEPRRFDAATFKQRVRTSHG, from the coding sequence ATGGGAACCGTCCGTAAGACCATCACATTGACGATGCAGCAAGACAGCTGGATAGCAGCCCAAATCAGCGCAGGAAACTACACCAATGACAGCGAGTACATCCGCGACCTGATCCGACGTGAGCAAGAGCGCAGCGCGGAGACCACAGCGATCCGATCTGCCCTGATCGAAGGAGAAACCAGCGGCGAACCCCGGCGTTTCGACGCTGCTACGTTCAAACAAAGGGTGCGAACATCGCATGGCTGA
- a CDS encoding type II toxin-antitoxin system RelE/ParE family toxin: MAEYRLTPAAEGDLESIWNYTAGQWGIEQADRYIDFLTEAFAELADTPKIAPSCEHIRPGYRRLAVERHIIYFRVTDYGIAVIRVLHDRMDASRHL, encoded by the coding sequence ATGGCTGAGTATCGCCTGACACCTGCGGCCGAGGGTGACCTAGAATCGATCTGGAATTACACGGCTGGGCAATGGGGTATCGAGCAGGCGGATCGTTACATCGACTTTCTTACGGAGGCGTTTGCAGAATTAGCGGACACTCCAAAGATCGCTCCAAGCTGTGAGCACATCCGACCAGGCTATCGCCGATTGGCTGTTGAGCGCCACATCATTTACTTTCGTGTGACCGACTACGGCATTGCCGTTATTCGAGTATTGCACGACCGAATGGATGCATCACGACACCTTTAG
- a CDS encoding class I SAM-dependent methyltransferase — protein MLRVVQCCGLAPLFDGGIFGSPDTKDSILKCWQDLADRLQEQTPESVYQRLGEAMACNHQGFGGTPEENRTWGDCHKHDVLAWLHAQLGTEQYLEIGVDAGLSLARAPGRARGIDPRPDLLLQAPLSEQARILTCSSDAFFRDQAKTVLQQPPDLVFIDGMHLFEFALRDLINVERHAAPHTLVAIDDIYPCHPTQAERHRRSGAWTGDIWKLHRILRDCRPELTLLALNAHTTGLLLIAGLDPRDRVLEASYAAEVRRHLNSGPPPPAVLPREGAIPSDHALVAELVAVLKQAKAEAWSVAQVRVALAPLKPALAAAEAEYAGRAEEGIGRCGLNLRVLGAPVKVQLYFPQPQPPTYREAASTLHWLKPGQWVELRFALPEGLDLSQQPLRLDPADRPVRVHIAALRLRAAETDALLYSAETPEALAALTLKGDAQPLTTEPELILDSLGTDPQLLLPRLASATSTAPAARPGWLEVRMMIEPQAEAEPEAPQPAATAPIAQRPDREGGNGGETGTDHVFCAGRSTCQARHPRPQGQGRTHPFQPRSRSFGAGFFVFVQLRRMETDVLPFLR, from the coding sequence ATGCTGCGGGTAGTACAGTGCTGTGGTTTGGCTCCGCTCTTCGATGGCGGTATCTTCGGCAGCCCCGACACCAAAGACAGCATCTTGAAATGTTGGCAGGACCTGGCGGATCGATTGCAGGAACAGACCCCAGAGTCCGTCTATCAGCGCCTTGGCGAGGCCATGGCCTGCAACCACCAAGGCTTCGGCGGTACGCCTGAGGAAAACCGCACCTGGGGCGACTGCCACAAGCACGATGTGCTGGCCTGGCTGCATGCCCAGCTTGGCACCGAGCAGTACCTGGAGATTGGCGTCGATGCCGGCCTGAGCCTGGCGCGCGCGCCCGGCCGAGCACGCGGCATCGACCCACGTCCCGATCTCCTGCTGCAAGCCCCTCTGAGTGAGCAAGCGCGGATCCTCACCTGCAGCAGCGACGCCTTCTTCCGCGACCAGGCCAAGACGGTGCTGCAACAACCGCCGGATCTGGTGTTCATCGATGGCATGCACCTGTTCGAGTTCGCCCTACGCGACCTGATCAACGTAGAGCGCCATGCCGCGCCGCATACGCTGGTCGCCATCGATGATATCTACCCCTGCCATCCCACCCAGGCCGAGCGCCATCGGCGCAGCGGTGCCTGGACCGGTGACATCTGGAAACTTCACCGAATTTTGCGCGACTGCCGCCCCGAGCTGACGCTGCTTGCACTCAATGCCCACACCACCGGCCTGCTGCTGATCGCCGGGCTCGACCCGCGGGATCGGGTGCTGGAGGCGAGCTACGCCGCCGAGGTGCGTCGACATCTCAACAGTGGTCCACCGCCGCCGGCGGTGCTTCCCCGCGAAGGCGCGATCCCGTCTGACCATGCGTTGGTGGCGGAGCTGGTCGCGGTGCTCAAGCAGGCCAAGGCCGAGGCTTGGTCGGTGGCCCAGGTGCGCGTCGCCCTCGCGCCACTCAAGCCCGCGCTGGCCGCCGCCGAGGCCGAGTATGCCGGGCGGGCGGAGGAGGGCATCGGGCGCTGTGGGCTGAACCTGCGGGTGCTCGGCGCGCCGGTGAAGGTCCAACTGTACTTTCCGCAACCGCAGCCGCCAACCTACCGCGAAGCTGCCTCGACCTTACACTGGTTGAAGCCAGGCCAATGGGTCGAGCTGCGCTTTGCGCTGCCCGAAGGGCTGGATCTCAGCCAGCAGCCCTTGCGCCTGGACCCCGCTGACCGCCCGGTGCGGGTGCACATCGCCGCGCTGCGGCTGCGCGCGGCCGAGACCGATGCGTTGCTGTACAGCGCCGAGACGCCCGAGGCCTTGGCCGCGCTGACCCTGAAAGGCGATGCCCAGCCGCTCACGACCGAGCCCGAGCTGATCCTCGACAGCCTGGGGACTGATCCGCAACTCCTGCTGCCCAGGCTCGCCAGCGCCACATCCACCGCGCCGGCAGCGCGCCCCGGTTGGTTGGAGGTGCGGATGATGATTGAGCCGCAAGCGGAGGCCGAGCCCGAGGCCCCGCAACCTGCCGCGACGGCGCCCATCGCTCAGCGGCCTGACCGCGAGGGGGGAAACGGGGGGGAAACGGGGACAGACCACGTTTTCTGCGCCGGGCGCAGCACCTGCCAAGCCCGGCACCCCAGACCGCAAGGGCAAGGACGCACGCACCCTTTCCAACCCCGCTCCCGTTCATTCGGGGCGGGGTTTTTCGTGTTTGTACAGTTGAGGCGAATGGAAACGGATGTGTTACCATTCCTTCGATGA
- the tnpA gene encoding IS200/IS605 family transposase has product MRSYRKSSHTVHDLKVHLIWVTKYRYAVLTKEVGYRTREIIRQVCAQNDVQIISGAVSKDHVHLYISYPPKYSISDLVKWFKGRSSRKLQEEFPQLGKRYWGRHFWAIGYAAFSSGHVTDEMIREYLKHHEDHPNHQDDGFTVE; this is encoded by the coding sequence ATGAGGTCTTACAGAAAATCGTCACATACAGTTCACGACCTGAAAGTTCACCTGATTTGGGTAACGAAATATCGCTATGCGGTGTTGACGAAAGAGGTGGGGTATCGTACGCGTGAAATTATCCGGCAAGTATGTGCGCAAAACGACGTTCAGATTATCAGTGGTGCAGTGAGCAAGGATCATGTTCACCTGTATATATCGTATCCGCCAAAATACTCAATAAGTGATCTGGTCAAATGGTTTAAAGGCCGTAGTTCACGTAAATTACAGGAAGAATTTCCGCAGCTTGGTAAGCGTTATTGGGGAAGGCATTTCTGGGCGATTGGGTATGCGGCATTTAGTTCGGGTCATGTAACTGACGAGATGATCCGAGAATATTTGAAACATCACGAAGATCATCCGAACCATCAAGATGATGGTTTTACCGTTGAATGA
- a CDS encoding putative toxin-antitoxin system toxin component, PIN family — translation MNGTQNIVIDTNVLLAALKSSKGSSFRLLRLIGSNLFTPHVSVPLVAEYESVLKRENLSLSDTQIDDIIDFICASSHYHKIFYLWRPTLRDANDDFVLELAVSSQSQIITWNERDFKKAESFGIQVMNPRTFLVRLGIL, via the coding sequence ATGAATGGAACACAAAATATTGTTATTGATACAAATGTTCTTCTAGCTGCTCTGAAGTCTTCTAAGGGTAGTTCTTTTCGTCTGTTGAGACTCATTGGGAGTAACTTGTTTACTCCACATGTTTCAGTTCCGTTAGTCGCGGAGTATGAGTCAGTTCTCAAACGTGAAAATCTATCCTTATCCGATACGCAAATCGACGATATTATCGATTTTATATGCGCAAGCTCTCATTACCATAAAATTTTCTACCTTTGGCGTCCTACATTGCGGGACGCTAATGATGATTTTGTGCTTGAACTCGCTGTCTCTTCTCAATCGCAAATTATTACGTGGAACGAGCGTGATTTTAAGAAAGCAGAGTCATTTGGGATCCAGGTGATGAATCCGCGTACTTTTCTCGTTCGTTTGGGGATATTGTGA
- a CDS encoding toxin-antitoxin system HicB family antitoxin, which yields MLQKAAGEDSIPIEQFIATAVAEKLAALTTEAYLQERSQRASEEKFRAALSAVPDVVPEGFDQI from the coding sequence ATGCTGCAAAAAGCGGCGGGAGAAGATTCAATCCCGATTGAGCAATTTATAGCGACGGCGGTGGCAGAAAAACTTGCCGCCTTAACGACAGAAGCGTATCTGCAGGAGCGATCTCAACGCGCGTCGGAAGAAAAGTTTCGAGCAGCTTTATCAGCGGTTCCCGATGTCGTGCCTGAAGGCTTCGATCAGATTTAA